The Flammeovirga yaeyamensis genome segment GCCGATTGGCACTTAGCGAAGTTATCGGAAATAAGTACTACTAAAAGGTACAATGCAGGTATGAAACTCCTTACCAAAGGACAAGTTTCTGATAAGTTTATGGTCTTGAAATCGGGTAAGGTTGCATTGAATTATATCACGAATAATGACGAAGTATATACTTCGGATATTTTACAGGAAACTGGTCAGGTGATAATGTGGTCGGCAGCTAGTTTCGACCCAATTCCTAATCGAATGGAGTTGGTGGTGTTGGAACCTATAGAGGTCTTGGAGATCAATAGAATCGATTTATTGGTATTGTATGCTGAGTTTCCTCATTTAGGTATGCTATTTATGTATCGCCTTTTGTGGTTGTTGGGAAGTGCATTGAAAGCAATTAGAGCGCAAGTCATTACTCAGACTTTCGATAGAGAGTTCCTGACCATTCAAACCATGATCGAGCAAGCGGGAGCACAAATAAGCGTATGTTCTGAGTTGTATAAAATACCCGTTTTATTATCAGAAAAAGTAACTCAAGGAGAAGCTTTCGACCTAATAGATTCTCTTTCGGATCATGGTGATCCTACGGAACAAAACTTAGCCAATCTCTTTAGGAAAATCACCATGCCTTTACGACGTGAGTTTTTATTTTTGGAGGGATTAAAACACATGACCAATCATGTGATTACGGCTAAAGGTCATAAATCGTCTAAAGATTTAAGAAACGAATGTGCCCAATTGTTTGAACGTGCAGTTTCTTATGTAGATATAAAGATAGATGGATTAGAAAATTTACCTTCGTCTACGGGAAATATATTCATCTATAATCACTTGTTGAACCACCCTTACTATACCTTACCGAATAATTTTCAGATCACCTTAGACTCTCATTTTATTTCCATGCTTCTTTATAAATTCTATAAAGATTCGGGGATGAGGGTAGTGAGAATAGGGAAAGGTCCAGAATACGGGCATCAAGATTATTATAATAAGTTAGGACATCTTGGTGTGTTTACTCAAGACTCTGATACGGCCAATC includes the following:
- a CDS encoding 1-acyl-sn-glycerol-3-phosphate acyltransferase, producing the protein MTLTATLHDLPFADRLSEKELEQLSALATIITFNDGEVITEQFATSENYYVLLSGGVAYQLNVGDQRGALEVGKSIEQWTPIGWSGFREPYRYATTGLAVGTTEVISWNNKELRQLFDEYPQIGMHVLSSSLLLSTNLLSNARESWMQGAVAVSTSSFEAKNSYTSFQDKGPQQTVMDFFRQSSFFNPFADWHLAKLSEISTTKRYNAGMKLLTKGQVSDKFMVLKSGKVALNYITNNDEVYTSDILQETGQVIMWSAASFDPIPNRMELVVLEPIEVLEINRIDLLVLYAEFPHLGMLFMYRLLWLLGSALKAIRAQVITQTFDREFLTIQTMIEQAGAQISVCSELYKIPVLLSEKVTQGEAFDLIDSLSDHGDPTEQNLANLFRKITMPLRREFLFLEGLKHMTNHVITAKGHKSSKDLRNECAQLFERAVSYVDIKIDGLENLPSSTGNIFIYNHLLNHPYYTLPNNFQITLDSHFISMLLYKFYKDSGMRVVRIGKGPEYGHQDYYNKLGHLGVFTQDSDTANQTVEEKRALRNKFFDEAGEKLKEGTNLILSPEGTSRETQQSPVEFKPGAFMIANHSGVDPLIVPIAIAFFDKRISKTKLGVVIKKPFRLSDVLEGKRPFKEELRAFLSRYSKQYRSYVEEAIALAEK